The following are encoded in a window of Sulfitobacter sp. S190 genomic DNA:
- a CDS encoding NAD kinase, with amino-acid sequence MPQKIAFMASDTPVAQTARAALIGRYGDADPQEADVIVALGGDGFMLQVLHDTQDLPAPVYGMNRGTIGFLMNTYSDGDLPDRLAAAEEAVINPLSMTATHVDGRISNALALNEVALLRAGPQAAKLQITVDGRLRMQELVCDGALVATPAGSTAYNYSAHGPILPIGADVLALTAMAAFRPRRWRGALLPKTAVVRFDVLEAEKRPVMADADGTSYRDVARVEIRSEPSVSHKILFDPGHGLEERLISEQFN; translated from the coding sequence ATGCCCCAGAAGATTGCCTTTATGGCCAGCGATACCCCCGTGGCCCAGACCGCACGGGCGGCCCTGATCGGGCGCTACGGCGATGCCGATCCGCAGGAGGCGGACGTGATCGTGGCGCTGGGCGGGGACGGGTTCATGTTGCAGGTGCTTCACGACACGCAGGATTTGCCCGCGCCGGTATACGGGATGAACCGCGGCACCATCGGATTTTTGATGAACACCTATTCGGACGGCGATTTGCCCGACCGTCTGGCCGCCGCAGAGGAGGCCGTGATCAACCCGCTGTCGATGACGGCCACCCATGTGGACGGGCGGATTTCCAATGCGCTGGCGCTGAACGAAGTGGCGCTTTTGCGCGCGGGGCCGCAGGCGGCCAAGTTGCAGATCACCGTGGACGGCCGGTTGCGGATGCAGGAGCTGGTCTGCGACGGCGCGCTGGTGGCGACCCCGGCGGGGTCGACCGCCTATAACTATTCGGCGCATGGTCCGATCCTGCCGATCGGGGCGGATGTGCTGGCCTTGACGGCGATGGCCGCGTTTCGCCCGCGCCGGTGGCGGGGGGCGTTGCTGCCCAAGACGGCGGTGGTGCGCTTTGACGTGCTGGAGGCCGAAAAGCGCCCGGTGATGGCCGATGCCGACGGCACCAGCTACCGCGATGTGGCGCGGGTGGAGATACGCTCGGAGCCGAGCGTGTCGCACAAGATCCTGTTCGATCCCGGCCACGGGCTGGAAGAGCGGCTGATTTCGGAGCAGTTCAATTAG
- a CDS encoding CsbD family protein translates to MNWDQIQGNWKQFKGNVQQQWGELTDDDLDKAEGNREELEGRIQERYGKTKEEAKEEVDEFLAKH, encoded by the coding sequence ATGAATTGGGACCAAATCCAAGGCAACTGGAAGCAGTTTAAAGGCAACGTCCAACAGCAGTGGGGCGAATTGACCGACGATGATCTGGACAAGGCCGAAGGCAACCGCGAGGAGCTGGAAGGCCGCATTCAGGAGCGTTACGGCAAGACCAAGGAAGAGGCCAAAGAAGAGGTCGACGAATTCCTGGCCAAGCACTGA
- a CDS encoding YeeE/YedE thiosulfate transporter family protein, whose translation MSDPVLITLVLGLSAVLGIALQIGSTCAVLATQHLVVRRRPERFLSFFECACWAVLTLWVFGAYPILRPDWSAWSYVLAGGALFGAGAWINNACAFGTVSQLGAGHPEYLLTPLGSLIGARIVLDGMADMSGPMLIEVDSRMPAPVAAVLLVGFLTVRAIVGRHRLRAYMRLALGMMVVGVCFTLLGYLHQPFPWTNLVAFHDTATVLSVGAVLVMLGAAAGTAALTQRRWRVHRPEGRAALRCLLGGAAMGAGAMLVPGGNDSMLLYGMPSGAAQAFGAYVAMCLTIAVLVALRAAATPKTV comes from the coding sequence ATGTCCGACCCTGTTTTGATCACCCTGGTTCTTGGCCTGTCGGCCGTGCTGGGCATCGCGTTGCAGATCGGGTCCACCTGCGCGGTGCTGGCCACGCAGCATCTGGTGGTGCGCCGCCGCCCCGAGCGGTTCCTGAGCTTTTTCGAATGTGCCTGCTGGGCGGTGCTGACGCTGTGGGTGTTCGGGGCCTATCCGATCCTGCGCCCGGACTGGTCGGCGTGGTCCTATGTGCTGGCCGGTGGGGCGCTGTTCGGGGCGGGGGCCTGGATCAACAATGCCTGCGCCTTCGGGACGGTGTCGCAGCTGGGCGCGGGGCATCCCGAGTACCTGTTGACGCCGCTGGGATCGTTGATCGGCGCGCGCATCGTGCTGGACGGGATGGCCGACATGAGCGGTCCGATGCTGATCGAGGTGGACAGCCGCATGCCCGCGCCTGTCGCCGCGGTTCTGCTGGTCGGATTTCTGACGGTGCGGGCGATTGTCGGGCGGCACAGGTTGCGCGCCTACATGCGTCTGGCGCTGGGCATGATGGTGGTGGGGGTGTGCTTTACGCTGCTGGGGTATTTGCACCAGCCGTTTCCGTGGACCAACCTCGTGGCGTTCCACGATACCGCGACCGTGTTGTCGGTGGGGGCGGTGCTGGTGATGCTGGGTGCGGCGGCGGGTACGGCGGCGCTGACCCAGCGGCGGTGGCGGGTGCACCGCCCCGAGGGACGTGCAGCACTGCGCTGTCTGCTGGGCGGTGCCGCGATGGGAGCGGGCGCGATGCTTGTGCCGGGCGGCAACGATTCCATGTTGCTTTACGGGATGCCGTCGGGGGCCGCGCAGGCCTTTGGGGCCTACGTGGCGATGTGTCTGACCATTGCGGTGCTTGTGGCGCTGCGGGCGGCGGCCACGCCTAAGACGGTCTAG
- a CDS encoding cytidine deaminase, whose amino-acid sequence MTDLRTAAVEVRENAHAPYSNFKVGAALRGASGTIYRGCNVENVAYPEGTCAEAGAIAAMVAAGETRFTEAYVVAGSPKPVTPCGGCRQKLAEFGAGDVRVTMATVEGTEEVMQIADLLPGAFDPSFMGA is encoded by the coding sequence ATGACTGACCTGCGCACAGCCGCCGTCGAGGTGCGTGAAAACGCCCACGCCCCCTATTCCAACTTCAAGGTGGGTGCCGCGTTGCGCGGGGCATCGGGGACGATCTATCGCGGGTGCAACGTGGAAAACGTGGCCTATCCCGAAGGCACCTGTGCCGAGGCGGGTGCGATTGCGGCCATGGTCGCGGCGGGCGAGACACGGTTCACCGAAGCCTATGTGGTGGCCGGATCCCCCAAGCCGGTGACCCCCTGTGGCGGGTGCCGCCAGAAGCTGGCCGAGTTCGGCGCGGGCGACGTGCGCGTCACGATGGCCACGGTCGAGGGCACCGAAGAGGTGATGCAGATTGCCGATCTGCTGCCCGGTGCGTTCGACCCGTCGTTCATGGGCGCGTGA
- a CDS encoding SCO family protein has translation MRRAALLALALAGPALADSPLPFDVGGAYALTDQHGQTRTHADPDGHAQLVFFGYANCPGICTAAMPLMADVTDALAAKGVPVSPVMITVDPARDTVDNMGAPLAHLHPDFVGLTGDPAALAASYEAFNVDHEMVYDDPEYGPIYSHGSLIYLMDGAGDVLTVLPPILDAQRATDIAWKYLAPRG, from the coding sequence ATGCGCAGGGCCGCGCTTCTGGCGCTTGCGCTGGCGGGGCCCGCACTGGCCGACAGCCCCCTGCCCTTTGACGTGGGCGGGGCCTATGCGCTGACCGACCAGCACGGCCAGACCCGCACCCACGCCGACCCCGACGGCCACGCGCAGCTGGTGTTTTTCGGCTACGCGAACTGTCCGGGCATCTGCACCGCCGCCATGCCGCTGATGGCCGATGTGACGGATGCGCTTGCGGCCAAGGGCGTGCCGGTCAGCCCGGTGATGATCACCGTCGATCCCGCCCGTGACACGGTCGACAACATGGGCGCACCACTGGCGCATCTGCATCCCGATTTTGTCGGACTTACCGGTGATCCCGCCGCGCTGGCCGCCTCCTACGAAGCGTTCAACGTCGATCACGAAATGGTCTATGACGATCCCGAATACGGGCCCATCTACAGCCACGGATCGCTGATCTACCTGATGGACGGGGCGGGCGACGTGCTGACCGTGCTGCCGCCGATCCTTGACGCGCAACGCGCCACCGACATCGCGTGGAAATACCTCGCACCGCGGGGCTGA
- a CDS encoding NADP-dependent malic enzyme — MDDTRTIRQAALDYHEFPKPGKLEVRATKPLANGRDLARAYSPGVAEACLEIKADPATAARYTSRGNLVAVVTNGSAVLGLGNIGALASKPVMEGKAVLFKKFAGIDCFDIEVDQSDPEKLADIVCALEPSFGAINLEDIKAPDCFTVERICRERMNIPVFHDDQHGTAIVVGAAVTNALRVAAKRFEDIKIVSTGGGAAGIACLNMLLKLGVRRENVWLCDINGLVYEGREVDMNPIKSEFAQKTDLRTLDDVIPGADLFLGLSGPGVLTPDMVGKMAPAPIIFALANPTPEIMPEEARKVAPDAIIATGRSDFPNQVNNVLCFPFIFRGALDVGATTINDEMQIACIEGIAALARATTSAEAAAAYQGEQLTFGPDYLIPKPFDPRLIGVVSSAVAQAAMETGVATRPIENLDVYRQKLDGSVFKSALLMRPVFEAARATPRRIVFAEGEDERVLRAAQAMVEETTERPILIGRPEVIEKRIARAGLTIRLGDQVDLVNPENDPRYRDYWETYHNLLARRGVSPDIARAVMRTNTTAIGAVMVHRGEADSLICGTFGETRWHLNYVEQVLGREGRCADGSLSMMILEDGPLFIADTQVHQHPTPEQLADIAIGAARHVARFGIVPNIALCSQSQFGNQGEGSGSRLRRAIQILDAGNHDFCYEGEMNIDTALDPELRNRLFPGNRMEGPANVLIFAHADAASGVRNILKMKGGGLEVGPILMGMGNRAHVVSSSITARGLLNMAAIAGTPVAHYG, encoded by the coding sequence ATGGACGATACCCGTACCATCCGCCAGGCGGCGCTCGATTATCACGAATTCCCCAAACCCGGCAAACTCGAGGTGCGCGCCACCAAACCGCTCGCCAACGGGCGTGATCTGGCCCGCGCCTACAGCCCCGGCGTCGCCGAGGCCTGTCTCGAGATCAAGGCAGATCCCGCCACCGCCGCCCGCTATACATCGCGCGGCAATCTGGTCGCGGTGGTCACCAACGGCTCCGCCGTGCTGGGGCTGGGCAACATCGGCGCACTGGCCTCCAAACCGGTGATGGAGGGCAAGGCCGTCCTGTTCAAGAAATTCGCGGGCATCGACTGCTTCGATATCGAGGTGGACCAGAGCGACCCCGAAAAGCTGGCCGATATCGTCTGCGCGCTGGAGCCGTCCTTCGGGGCGATCAACCTCGAGGACATCAAGGCACCCGACTGCTTTACCGTCGAACGGATCTGCCGCGAGCGGATGAACATCCCCGTGTTCCACGACGACCAGCACGGCACCGCCATCGTTGTCGGCGCGGCCGTCACCAATGCACTGCGCGTGGCCGCCAAACGCTTCGAGGACATCAAGATCGTCTCGACCGGGGGCGGTGCGGCGGGCATCGCGTGCCTGAACATGCTGCTCAAACTGGGGGTGCGGCGCGAAAACGTCTGGCTGTGCGACATCAACGGGCTGGTCTACGAGGGCCGCGAGGTCGACATGAACCCGATCAAATCGGAATTTGCGCAAAAGACCGATCTGCGCACGCTGGACGATGTGATCCCGGGCGCGGACCTGTTTCTGGGGCTGTCGGGGCCGGGCGTGCTGACGCCGGACATGGTGGGTAAAATGGCGCCCGCACCGATCATCTTCGCACTGGCCAACCCGACGCCGGAAATCATGCCCGAAGAGGCCCGCAAGGTGGCCCCCGACGCGATCATCGCCACGGGCCGGTCCGATTTCCCCAATCAGGTCAATAACGTGCTGTGCTTTCCCTTCATCTTCCGCGGCGCGCTGGATGTGGGCGCGACGACCATCAACGACGAGATGCAGATCGCCTGCATCGAAGGGATCGCGGCACTGGCACGGGCCACCACCTCCGCCGAAGCGGCCGCCGCCTATCAGGGCGAACAGCTGACGTTCGGGCCGGACTACCTGATCCCCAAACCCTTCGACCCGCGGCTCATCGGGGTGGTGTCCTCGGCGGTCGCACAGGCCGCGATGGAAACCGGCGTGGCGACACGGCCCATCGAAAATCTCGATGTGTACCGCCAAAAGCTCGACGGTTCGGTCTTCAAATCGGCGCTGCTGATGCGGCCGGTTTTTGAGGCAGCCCGCGCCACGCCCCGCCGCATCGTCTTTGCCGAAGGCGAAGACGAACGCGTGCTGCGTGCAGCCCAGGCGATGGTCGAGGAAACCACCGAACGGCCCATCCTCATCGGCCGCCCCGAAGTGATCGAAAAACGCATCGCGCGGGCGGGGCTGACGATCAGACTGGGCGATCAGGTGGATCTGGTGAACCCCGAGAACGATCCGCGCTACCGCGACTACTGGGAAACCTACCACAACCTGCTGGCCCGCCGCGGCGTGTCGCCCGACATCGCCCGCGCGGTCATGCGCACCAACACCACCGCCATCGGCGCGGTGATGGTCCACCGCGGCGAAGCCGACAGCCTGATCTGCGGCACCTTCGGTGAAACCCGCTGGCACCTGAACTACGTCGAACAGGTGCTGGGCCGCGAGGGGCGCTGCGCGGACGGCTCGCTGTCGATGATGATCCTCGAGGACGGGCCGCTTTTCATCGCCGACACGCAGGTGCACCAGCACCCCACCCCCGAACAACTGGCCGATATCGCCATCGGGGCGGCACGGCACGTGGCGCGCTTCGGCATCGTGCCCAACATCGCGCTGTGCTCGCAATCGCAATTCGGCAATCAGGGCGAAGGCTCCGGCAGCCGCCTGCGCCGCGCGATCCAGATCCTCGACGCGGGCAATCACGATTTCTGCTACGAAGGGGAGATGAACATCGACACCGCACTCGACCCCGAGTTGCGCAACCGGCTGTTTCCCGGCAACCGCATGGAAGGGCCCGCCAACGTGCTGATCTTCGCCCACGCCGACGCGGCCTCGGGCGTGCGCAACATTCTCAAGATGAAGGGCGGCGGGCTCGAAGTGGGGCCGATCCTGATGGGCATGGGTAACCGCGCGCATGTGGTGTCCTCCTCGATCACGGCGCGGGGTTTGCTCAATATGGCGGCGATTGCGGGCACACCGGTGGCACATTACGGCTGA
- a CDS encoding propionyl-CoA synthetase — protein sequence MGYADVYKAAQDDPEGFWLEQANAIDWIEAPQKALFDRGGDLYEWYADAKVNACYNAVDRHVEQGRAEQAAIIYDSPITDTKETITFAELQTRVSRLAGAIAGQGVTAGDRVIIYMPMVPEAIEAMLACARIGAVHSVVFGGFAANELAVRIDDCKPKLVIAASCGLEPGRTVEYKPLLDGAIDMAEHKPDSCIILQRPQHPCTLTEGRDVEWHAAMAANPPADCVAVAGNHPAYILYTSGTTGAPKGVVRHTAGHLVALNWTMKNIYDVDPGDVFWAASDVGWVVGHSYIAYGPLIHGNTTVVFEGKPVGTPDAGTFWRVISEHNVRSFFTAPTAIRAVKREDPKGEYVAKYDLSGLRALYLAGERADPDTIEWAQKVLGKPVYDHWWQTETGWTIAGNPAGREALPVKIGSPTVPMPGYDVQILDEGGNPVPRGELGAIAIKLPLPPGTLPNLWNAEDRFRKSYLTTFPGYYETGDAGMMDEDGYLYIMARTDDVINVAGHRLSTGAMEEVLAGHPDVAECAVIGVSDALKGQAPMGFVCLTKGVNRPHAEITAECVKRVRDQIGPVAAFKLALVVDRLPKTRSGKILRATMVKIADNQDFKLPATIDDPAILDEIRTALQTIGYAKG from the coding sequence ATGGGGTACGCAGACGTTTACAAGGCCGCTCAGGATGATCCCGAAGGGTTCTGGCTGGAGCAGGCAAACGCCATCGACTGGATCGAGGCGCCGCAAAAGGCGCTCTTCGACCGGGGCGGCGATCTTTATGAATGGTACGCCGACGCCAAGGTGAACGCCTGCTACAACGCCGTCGACCGCCATGTCGAACAGGGGCGCGCCGAACAGGCCGCGATCATCTACGACAGCCCCATCACCGATACCAAGGAAACGATCACCTTCGCCGAACTGCAGACCCGCGTGTCGCGGCTGGCCGGGGCGATCGCGGGACAGGGCGTAACCGCCGGTGACCGCGTCATCATCTATATGCCCATGGTCCCCGAAGCGATCGAGGCGATGCTGGCCTGCGCCCGTATCGGCGCGGTGCACTCGGTGGTCTTTGGCGGATTTGCGGCGAATGAACTGGCCGTGCGCATCGACGATTGCAAACCCAAGCTCGTGATCGCGGCCTCCTGCGGGCTGGAGCCCGGACGCACGGTCGAATACAAACCACTGCTCGACGGTGCCATCGACATGGCCGAGCACAAACCCGACAGCTGCATCATCCTGCAGCGGCCGCAACACCCCTGCACCCTGACCGAGGGCCGCGATGTGGAATGGCACGCGGCCATGGCGGCCAACCCGCCCGCCGATTGCGTGGCCGTCGCGGGCAACCACCCCGCCTACATCCTCTATACCTCCGGCACCACGGGGGCGCCCAAAGGCGTCGTGCGGCACACCGCGGGCCATCTGGTGGCGCTGAACTGGACGATGAAAAACATCTACGATGTCGATCCCGGCGATGTCTTCTGGGCCGCCTCCGACGTGGGTTGGGTCGTCGGCCACAGCTACATCGCCTACGGCCCGCTCATCCACGGCAACACCACCGTGGTGTTCGAGGGCAAACCCGTCGGCACCCCCGATGCGGGCACCTTCTGGCGGGTAATCTCCGAACACAACGTCCGCAGCTTTTTCACCGCACCCACCGCCATCCGCGCCGTCAAACGCGAGGACCCCAAGGGCGAATACGTCGCGAAATACGACCTGTCGGGCCTGCGCGCGCTCTATCTTGCCGGTGAACGGGCCGACCCCGACACCATCGAATGGGCGCAAAAGGTGCTGGGCAAACCGGTCTACGACCATTGGTGGCAAACCGAAACCGGCTGGACCATCGCGGGCAACCCCGCAGGGCGCGAAGCGCTGCCGGTCAAGATTGGCTCGCCCACCGTGCCGATGCCCGGCTACGACGTGCAAATCCTCGACGAAGGCGGCAATCCCGTGCCGCGCGGCGAACTGGGGGCCATCGCGATCAAACTGCCGCTGCCACCGGGCACCCTGCCCAACCTGTGGAACGCCGAAGACCGCTTCCGCAAAAGCTACCTGACCACCTTCCCCGGCTATTATGAGACGGGCGATGCGGGCATGATGGACGAAGACGGCTATCTCTACATCATGGCGCGCACCGATGACGTGATCAACGTGGCGGGCCACCGGCTGTCTACGGGTGCTATGGAAGAAGTGCTCGCAGGCCACCCCGACGTGGCCGAATGTGCGGTGATCGGGGTCAGCGACGCGCTCAAGGGTCAGGCGCCGATGGGGTTTGTCTGCCTGACCAAGGGTGTGAACCGCCCGCACGCCGAGATCACCGCCGAATGCGTCAAGCGCGTGCGTGACCAGATCGGGCCGGTCGCGGCCTTCAAACTGGCGCTCGTGGTGGACCGCCTGCCCAAGACACGCTCGGGCAAGATCCTGCGCGCCACGATGGTGAAAATCGCCGACAATCAGGACTTCAAACTGCCCGCCACCATCGACGATCCGGCGATACTCGACGAAATCCGCACGGCGCTGCAGACCATCGGCTACGCCAAAGGCTGA
- the glyA gene encoding serine hydroxymethyltransferase: MLDNKTSDFFTRTLAETDPAIADATDKELQRQRTEIELIASENIVSAAVMEAQGGVMTNKYAEGYPGRRYYGGCQYVDIAEELAIERACKLFDCGFANVQPNSGSQANQGVMQALLQPGDTILGMSLDAGGHLTHGAKPNQSGKWFNAIQYGVRRQDNLLDYDEVQRLATEHQPKMIIAGGSAIPRTIDFAKMREIADSVGAYLLADVAHFAGLIAAGEYPNPFPHVHVATTTTHKTLRGPRGGMILTNDEALAKKFNSAIFPGIQGGPLMHVIAAKAVAFGEALQPEFKSYIQQVIANAQALSDQLIKGGLDTVTHGTDTHVLLVDLRPKGVKGNATEKALGRAHITCNKNGVPFDPEKPMVTSGIRLGSPAGTTRGFGTDEFRQIADWIIEVVDGLAANGEEGNAAVEAKVKGEVEAMCARFPIYPNL; the protein is encoded by the coding sequence ATGCTGGACAACAAGACATCCGACTTTTTCACCCGCACCCTCGCGGAAACCGATCCCGCGATCGCAGACGCCACCGACAAGGAACTGCAACGCCAACGCACCGAGATCGAACTGATCGCGTCCGAAAACATCGTCTCTGCCGCGGTGATGGAAGCCCAAGGCGGCGTGATGACCAACAAATACGCCGAAGGCTATCCCGGACGGCGCTACTACGGCGGCTGCCAATACGTCGACATCGCCGAGGAACTGGCAATCGAACGGGCATGCAAGCTCTTTGACTGCGGCTTTGCCAACGTACAGCCCAACTCCGGCAGCCAGGCCAACCAGGGCGTGATGCAGGCGCTCTTGCAACCCGGCGACACCATTCTGGGCATGAGCCTCGACGCGGGCGGCCACCTGACCCACGGCGCCAAGCCGAACCAGTCGGGCAAATGGTTCAACGCCATCCAGTACGGCGTGCGCCGTCAGGACAACCTGCTAGACTACGACGAAGTGCAGCGCCTCGCCACCGAACACCAGCCCAAGATGATCATCGCGGGCGGCTCGGCCATCCCGCGCACCATCGATTTTGCCAAGATGCGCGAAATCGCCGACAGCGTGGGCGCCTACCTGCTGGCGGACGTGGCGCATTTCGCGGGCCTCATTGCGGCGGGCGAATACCCCAATCCCTTCCCCCACGTGCATGTCGCCACCACGACGACGCATAAAACCCTGCGCGGCCCGCGCGGCGGCATGATCCTGACCAATGACGAAGCGCTGGCGAAAAAGTTCAACTCCGCCATCTTCCCCGGCATTCAGGGCGGCCCGCTGATGCACGTGATCGCGGCCAAGGCCGTGGCCTTCGGCGAAGCGCTCCAGCCCGAATTCAAAAGCTACATCCAGCAGGTCATCGCCAATGCGCAGGCCCTGTCGGACCAGCTGATCAAGGGCGGGCTCGACACGGTCACACACGGCACCGATACCCACGTGCTGCTGGTCGATCTGCGCCCCAAGGGCGTAAAGGGCAACGCCACAGAAAAGGCACTGGGCCGCGCGCATATCACCTGCAACAAGAACGGCGTGCCGTTTGACCCCGAAAAGCCGATGGTCACCTCCGGCATCCGTCTGGGATCGCCCGCCGGCACCACCCGCGGGTTCGGAACGGACGAATTCCGCCAGATCGCCGATTGGATCATCGAAGTGGTCGATGGTCTGGCCGCCAATGGCGAAGAGGGCAACGCCGCCGTCGAAGCCAAGGTGAAGGGCGAAGTCGAAGCGATGTGCGCCCGCTTCCCGATCTACCCCAACCTCTGA
- a CDS encoding thymidine phosphorylase, with amino-acid sequence MDARGILAKLRHGTALGDDELAWMAAGLADGDVSDAQAGAFAMGICRSGLDEAGRVALTLAMRASGDTLAWDLDAPVLDKHSTGGVGDCVSLILAPALAACGAYVPMISGRGLGHTGGTLDKLEAIPGVGIMLDEPRLRSVVAEVGCVIAGATGNIAPADKRLYAVRDVTSTVDSLDLITASILSKKLAAGLEGLVLDVKVGTGAFMKDVAAARDLAQALVGTANAAGCPTTALISDMNQPLVPSLGNALEVAEVMRVLTGQTGGAIVDLCAALGGALLAGAGLAASNDEGAAQITAAIADGRAAERFGAMIAALGGPVRFVEQWQRFLPEATVMREVPAAADGVVQAIDGEALGLAVVGLGGGRKVERDVIDPAVGLSGVVALGAQVRKGQPLAVVHAARPALADAAAQAVRGAITLGDAPVGAGPLIVERIG; translated from the coding sequence ATGGACGCGCGCGGTATTCTGGCCAAGCTGCGCCATGGCACGGCGCTGGGCGACGACGAACTGGCATGGATGGCGGCCGGTCTGGCCGATGGCGACGTCAGCGATGCGCAGGCGGGTGCCTTTGCCATGGGGATCTGCCGCAGCGGTCTGGACGAGGCGGGCCGCGTGGCGCTGACGCTGGCGATGCGTGCGTCCGGCGACACGCTGGCGTGGGATCTGGATGCGCCGGTGCTGGACAAGCATTCCACCGGCGGTGTCGGCGATTGCGTGAGCCTGATCCTCGCGCCTGCGCTGGCGGCCTGCGGGGCCTATGTGCCGATGATTTCGGGGCGCGGGCTGGGTCATACGGGCGGCACGCTCGACAAGCTGGAGGCGATTCCGGGCGTGGGCATCATGCTCGACGAGCCGCGGTTGCGGTCGGTGGTGGCGGAGGTCGGCTGTGTCATCGCGGGGGCCACGGGCAACATCGCACCCGCAGACAAGCGGCTCTACGCAGTGCGCGATGTCACGTCGACGGTGGACAGTCTGGACCTGATCACCGCGTCGATCCTGAGCAAGAAGCTGGCCGCGGGGCTGGAGGGTCTGGTGCTGGACGTGAAGGTCGGCACGGGCGCGTTCATGAAGGATGTGGCCGCCGCGCGCGACCTTGCGCAGGCGCTGGTGGGCACGGCCAATGCCGCCGGATGCCCCACGACCGCGCTGATTTCGGACATGAACCAGCCGCTGGTGCCGAGCCTTGGCAATGCGCTGGAGGTGGCCGAGGTGATGCGGGTGCTGACCGGCCAGACGGGCGGGGCGATTGTCGATCTGTGTGCCGCGCTGGGCGGGGCGCTGCTGGCGGGCGCGGGTCTTGCGGCCTCAAACGATGAAGGCGCCGCGCAGATCACCGCCGCCATCGCGGACGGACGCGCCGCTGAGCGGTTTGGCGCGATGATCGCGGCATTGGGCGGACCGGTGCGTTTTGTCGAACAGTGGCAGCGGTTTCTGCCCGAAGCGACGGTGATGCGCGAGGTGCCTGCCGCCGCCGATGGCGTGGTGCAGGCCATCGACGGAGAGGCGCTGGGCCTTGCGGTGGTCGGACTGGGCGGCGGACGCAAGGTGGAGCGTGACGTGATCGACCCGGCGGTCGGGCTGTCGGGGGTCGTGGCCTTGGGTGCGCAGGTGCGCAAGGGCCAGCCGCTGGCGGTGGTCCATGCCGCCCGGCCCGCGCTGGCCGATGCGGCCGCGCAGGCCGTGCGAGGCGCGATCACGCTGGGTGATGCGCCGGTCGGTGCAGGCCCGTTGATTGTCGAGAGGATCGGCTGA
- a CDS encoding TetR/AcrR family transcriptional regulator, with translation MSARTDARHADLRARLAEAAERRIAQAGLGAMKARALAAEVGCALGAIYTVYDDLDALVLAVNARTFRRLGAHVTQALDTGAPRCATEQMVTLARGYYSFARDNPRLWQALFDVALTDESAVPQWYLAELGALFALIDAPLARARPELPAQDRALLTRALYASVHGIVLLGVQRRISAVPEPQIDRMLEMVVRGVAAG, from the coding sequence ATGAGCGCGCGCACCGACGCCCGCCACGCCGATCTGCGTGCCCGTCTGGCCGAGGCCGCGGAGCGCCGCATTGCGCAGGCGGGTCTGGGCGCCATGAAGGCGCGGGCGCTGGCGGCGGAGGTCGGCTGTGCGCTGGGGGCGATTTACACGGTATACGATGATCTGGACGCGCTGGTGCTGGCGGTCAATGCCCGCACCTTCCGGCGATTGGGCGCACATGTGACGCAGGCGCTGGACACGGGCGCGCCGCGCTGCGCGACAGAGCAGATGGTGACGCTGGCGCGGGGATACTACAGTTTTGCACGGGACAATCCGCGGCTGTGGCAGGCGCTGTTTGATGTGGCGCTGACCGACGAGAGCGCCGTGCCGCAGTGGTATCTGGCCGAACTGGGCGCGCTATTCGCGTTGATTGATGCGCCGCTGGCCCGCGCGCGGCCCGAGTTGCCCGCGCAGGATCGCGCGCTGTTGACGCGCGCGCTTTATGCCTCGGTGCACGGGATCGTGTTGCTGGGGGTGCAGCGCCGGATTTCGGCGGTGCCGGAGCCGCAAATCGACCGGATGCTGGAAATGGTGGTGCGCGGCGTGGCGGCGGGCTGA